From Herbaspirillum sp. WKF16:
GCCGCCGCCTGCGCGAAATCTTCGATGAACAGGCGCGCCACCGGCGAGATCTGGGTGCCGTGGCGCGTCACCAACTGGTAGGGTTCGCTGCGCGTGTGCAACTGCAGCGGCAGGATGCGGGTCATGCCGAAGCGGGTGCAGAACTGCGCCACGTCCACCGACAACAGGGCCACGAAATGCGGATTCTTCTGCAGCAGCGAGAGCGTGGTGAAGGCCGAGGTGGTTTCCATCAAGTGCAGCGGGAAGCGCAGGTCGGCGTTGTGGAATTCGCGCTCCAGCGAGACCCGCATCGGCATGTTGGCCGAATACACCACCCAGCGCGAATCGGCCAGGTCCGACAGCTGCAGCTCCTGCGCATGGGCCAGCGGGTGGTTCACGCTGGCCACCACCGCCAGCTCCTCGTCGTGGATGTTGAAGGCGTCGTACAGGTGCGGGCGCTGGCTGATGCTGGTGCGGCAGATCGCCATGTCCAGCCGGCCCTGGTCCAGCAGGCGCAGCAGGCGCGCGCTGGTGTCCTCGACGATTTCCACCGACAAGGTGGGCCGTTTCTCCAGTAGCCGCGTCAAGGCGTCGGTCAGCAGCGGCACCGCGCCCATGATGGTGCCCACCGCCAGCCGGCCGCCGTTGCCTTGCATGATCGACAGCATTTCCTCGCGCAGGTGGGTGAGGTCGGTCTGGATCAGGCGCGCGTAGCGGATCACGCAATGGCCGAGGTCGGTCGGCTCCAGCCCGCGGTTGGTGCGGGTAAAGAGCTGCGCGCCCAGGGTGCTTTCGATCTCCTGCAGCGCCTTGCTGGCGCCGGGCTGGGTCAGCGCCACCTGTTCTGCGGCCTTGAGCAGGGAGCCGTGGTCGGACAGCGCAATGAGCAGGCGCAGCTGCCTCAGGTGCAACCTGGAGGTGATCGAGGCGAGCGAGGGCAGGGTGGCTTGCATGGCGGCTCCGGCGTGGAAAAGCCTTAAGTATGAACGTTGGTTATACCCATATCAACAGCTCTCATTAGGCAAGGCGTTCGCATTGGCTTACAGTCTGGCTTTCCAAACCACGGCCGCAAGCGGAAACCCGGTTCGCCGACGAATTCCCGCCGGGCAGGATGCCCAAGCGACCGATGGCCAGGCATCTATAAATCAAGGCTATGTGATGGCACTCATCAATTACATTACCCAAGTCCAGTTCGACTACGGCGCATTGTCGTTGCTGCAGCAGGAATGCGAGCGCATCGGCATCAAGAAGCCGCTGGTGGTCACCGACATGGGCATCCGCAACGCCGGCATCCTCGACAAGGTGCTGGGCCAGCTGAAGGATGGCGCCGCCGTGCCCGTCTACGACCAGACTCCGCCGAACCCCAATGAAAACGCCGTGCGCGGCGCCGTGGCGATGTTCCGCGAAGCGGGTTGCGACGGCATCGTCGCCGTCGGCGGCGGTTCCTCGATCGACCTGGCCAAGGGCGTGGCGGTGTGCGGCACGCACGAGGGCCCGCTGAAGTCCTTCGCGCTGATCGAAGGCGGCCTGTCCAACATCACCGCCAAGACCGCGCCGGTGATCGCCATCCCGACCACCGCCGGCACCGGCAGCGAAGTCGGCCGCGGCGCCATCCTGATCCTGGACGACGGCCGCAAGGTCGGCGTGCTGTCGCCCTTCATCGTGCCCAAGGTCGCCATCTGCGACCCGGAGCTGACGCTCGGCCTGCCGCCGCTGATGACCGCCGCCACCGGCATGGACGCCATCGCCCACTGCCTGGAAACCTTCATGGCGCCCTCGTTCAATCCGCCCGCCGACGGCATCGCGCTGGACGGCCTGTGGCGCGCCTGGGGCCATATCGAACGCGCCACCAAGGAGCCCGGCGACCGCGAGGCGCGCCTGAACATGATGAGCGCGTCGATGCAGGGCGCGCTGGCGTTCCAGAAGGGCCTGGGTTGCGTGCACAGCCTGTCGCACTCGCTGGGCGGCATCAATCCCAAGCTGCACCACGGCACCCTCAACGCCATTTTCCTGCCGGCCATCATCGCGTTCAACGAGAGCGCCGAGACCATGGTCAAGGACAGCAAGATGGCGCGCATGGCGCACGCCATGGGCTTGAAGGACGGCGCCGAGATCGGGCCGGCGATCAAGGCCATGAGCCGCCGCCTGGGCCTGCCTGCCGGCCTGGCCGAGCTGGGCGTGACGACCGACATGTTCCCCAAGATCATCAAGGGCGCATTGGCCGACCACAGCCACAAGACCAATCCGCGCGTGGCTTCCGAGCAGGACTACGAACAGATGCTGCAGCAGTCCATGTGATGGCAGACAATGCAGGCGTGCGCGTTGCCGCGCACGCAAGAGCCTGAGCGACATAACCGGCCGTTCCCGCCCCGCGGGCGCGGCCATTCGCGCGTGACCCGAAACGGGCGGCGCCAACGAACACAGCAGGAGAACACCGTGAGCTTCAAGATCCTCGGACACAACTACATCGGCGGCCAACGCAGCGGCGAAGGCGACGTCCAACTGCACAGCGTGGACGCCGCCACCGGCGCGCTGTTTGAAACGCCGTTCCTGACCGCGACCGACAAGGAAGTCGCCGCCGCCGTGCACGCCGCCGAAAAGGCCTATCCGGCTTACC
This genomic window contains:
- a CDS encoding LysR family transcriptional regulator, producing MQATLPSLASITSRLHLRQLRLLIALSDHGSLLKAAEQVALTQPGASKALQEIESTLGAQLFTRTNRGLEPTDLGHCVIRYARLIQTDLTHLREEMLSIMQGNGGRLAVGTIMGAVPLLTDALTRLLEKRPTLSVEIVEDTSARLLRLLDQGRLDMAICRTSISQRPHLYDAFNIHDEELAVVASVNHPLAHAQELQLSDLADSRWVVYSANMPMRVSLEREFHNADLRFPLHLMETTSAFTTLSLLQKNPHFVALLSVDVAQFCTRFGMTRILPLQLHTRSEPYQLVTRHGTQISPVARLFIEDFAQAAAPQ
- a CDS encoding iron-containing alcohol dehydrogenase, yielding MALINYITQVQFDYGALSLLQQECERIGIKKPLVVTDMGIRNAGILDKVLGQLKDGAAVPVYDQTPPNPNENAVRGAVAMFREAGCDGIVAVGGGSSIDLAKGVAVCGTHEGPLKSFALIEGGLSNITAKTAPVIAIPTTAGTGSEVGRGAILILDDGRKVGVLSPFIVPKVAICDPELTLGLPPLMTAATGMDAIAHCLETFMAPSFNPPADGIALDGLWRAWGHIERATKEPGDREARLNMMSASMQGALAFQKGLGCVHSLSHSLGGINPKLHHGTLNAIFLPAIIAFNESAETMVKDSKMARMAHAMGLKDGAEIGPAIKAMSRRLGLPAGLAELGVTTDMFPKIIKGALADHSHKTNPRVASEQDYEQMLQQSM